A genome region from Wielerella bovis includes the following:
- the gltX gene encoding glutamate--tRNA ligase — MTVTTRFAPSPTGYLHIGGVRTALYSWAFAQHHRGKFLLRIEDTDLERSTQESVEIILQGLNWVGLHAANQDKIVYQTQRFDRYKEVVKQLLEQGHAYLCYCSKEELAEMRERAEREGTATYDRRWRPEVGKTLPEIPQGIEPVVRFKNPLDGVTAWTDLVKGEISIPNAALDDLIIARADGTPTYNFCVVVDDLDMGVTHVIRGDDHVNNTPKQINIFKALGAKLPEFAHLPMILNEQGKKISKRSGDTVAITEYEDMGILPEAMLNYLARLGWAHGDDEFFTMEQFTQWFDLKDVSASPSRMDSKKLLWINGEHIKAADNARLVDLLIPRLQKLGVPISGSLKLEDVIALVKDRAQDLNALANECAYFYVKATPDEADVAKHWDEDAAARMQRFADKLAQLETWSAESIHDLFKPFCDEEGIKMGKLGMPLRLAVCGTAKTPSVDAVLALIGKEEVLRRMRG; from the coding sequence ATGACAGTTACCACTCGTTTTGCGCCCAGCCCAACAGGTTATTTACACATCGGTGGGGTGCGTACCGCCTTGTATTCATGGGCGTTTGCACAACATCATCGTGGCAAATTTTTGCTGCGAATTGAAGACACCGATTTGGAACGTTCTACACAAGAATCCGTGGAAATCATTTTACAAGGTCTGAATTGGGTGGGTTTGCACGCAGCCAATCAAGACAAAATTGTTTACCAAACGCAACGTTTTGACCGCTACAAAGAAGTGGTTAAACAATTACTGGAACAAGGACACGCTTATCTCTGCTATTGCAGCAAAGAAGAACTCGCCGAAATGCGTGAACGTGCTGAACGCGAAGGCACGGCAACTTACGACCGCCGCTGGCGACCCGAAGTGGGCAAAACACTGCCTGAAATCCCACAAGGTATTGAGCCTGTGGTTCGCTTCAAAAATCCATTGGACGGCGTAACGGCTTGGACAGATTTGGTTAAAGGCGAAATCAGCATTCCCAATGCTGCGTTGGACGATTTGATTATCGCGCGCGCCGATGGCACCCCAACCTACAATTTCTGCGTGGTGGTGGACGATTTGGATATGGGCGTTACCCATGTGATTCGTGGCGATGACCATGTCAATAACACGCCAAAACAAATCAATATTTTCAAAGCATTGGGCGCGAAATTACCTGAATTTGCACATTTGCCCATGATTTTGAATGAACAGGGTAAGAAAATTTCCAAACGCAGCGGCGACACAGTGGCGATTACCGAATATGAAGACATGGGGATTTTGCCCGAAGCCATGTTGAATTATTTGGCGCGACTGGGTTGGGCGCATGGCGATGATGAATTTTTCACTATGGAACAATTTACACAATGGTTTGATTTGAAAGATGTTTCTGCCAGTCCAAGCCGCATGGACAGTAAAAAATTATTGTGGATTAATGGCGAACACATCAAAGCAGCCGATAATGCGCGTTTGGTGGATTTGCTGATACCGCGTTTGCAAAAATTAGGTGTACCTATTTCAGGCAGCCTGAAATTGGAAGATGTGATTGCATTGGTCAAAGACCGCGCCCAAGATTTGAATGCTTTGGCAAACGAATGTGCCTATTTTTATGTGAAAGCCACGCCAGACGAAGCGGACGTGGCGAAACATTGGGACGAAGACGCAGCGGCGCGTATGCAGCGTTTTGCCGATAAATTAGCGCAATTGGAGACATGGTCAGCGGAAAGCATTCACGATTTGTTCAAACCATTCTGCGATGAAGAAGGGATTAAGATGGGCAAATTGGGCATGCCCTTGCGTTTAGCAGTATGCGGCACAGCAAAAACGCCAAGCGTGGATGCGGTGTTGGCATTGATTGGTAAAGAAGAAGTGTTGCGCCGTATGCGCGGATAA
- a CDS encoding YicC/YloC family endoribonuclease, protein MAVRSMTGFANASSECAGKHIYLEIRSVNHRFLDAQFKIPDDLRALESPMRELIGTKVSRGKLECRVQLNNLPDNSGSLNINQNLVAELADLNEKWRKKYDVAKLSVADILRYPGVIVSTENDSEALEKEVLALLERALNDFVAAREREGEKLQAHILERLDLMDDIITALESLFPGLLKTHMQRVRARLAEAVQNIDEDRLKQEFALFMQKADVDEEFSRLHGHIAEVRRIVTEQKGSIGKRLDFLMQELNREANTLGSKAIATECTQVSVELKVLIEQMREQVQNIE, encoded by the coding sequence ATGGCTGTAAGAAGTATGACGGGATTTGCCAATGCAAGCAGCGAGTGTGCAGGAAAACACATTTATCTGGAAATTCGCTCGGTAAATCATCGTTTTTTGGATGCACAATTCAAAATTCCCGATGATTTGCGTGCTTTGGAAAGTCCAATGCGTGAACTCATTGGTACTAAAGTATCACGCGGTAAACTAGAATGTCGGGTGCAACTGAATAATTTACCTGACAATTCAGGCAGCCTGAATATCAATCAAAATTTGGTGGCAGAGCTGGCAGATTTAAATGAAAAATGGCGCAAAAAATACGATGTTGCCAAATTGAGCGTAGCAGATATTTTGCGTTACCCTGGTGTCATTGTTAGCACGGAAAACGACAGTGAAGCATTAGAAAAAGAGGTTTTGGCATTATTAGAACGTGCATTGAACGATTTTGTGGCTGCGCGTGAACGTGAAGGCGAAAAATTGCAAGCGCATATTTTGGAGCGTTTGGATTTGATGGACGACATCATCACGGCATTGGAAAGTTTGTTCCCTGGTCTACTGAAAACGCATATGCAACGTGTGCGCGCACGTTTGGCAGAGGCGGTACAAAATATTGATGAAGACCGTTTGAAACAGGAATTTGCATTGTTTATGCAAAAAGCGGATGTGGATGAGGAATTTAGCCGTTTGCATGGACATATTGCGGAAGTTCGACGTATTGTAACGGAACAAAAAGGCAGCATTGGTAAGCGTTTGGATTTTTTGATGCAGGAATTGAACCGTGAAGCCAACACACTGGGTAGCAAAGCGATTGCAACTGAATGTACGCAAGTTTCTGTGGAATTGAAAGTGTTGATTGAGCAAATGCGGGAGCAAGTACAAAATATTGAATAA
- the aceF gene encoding dihydrolipoyllysine-residue acetyltransferase, producing MSLIEIKVPDIGGHENVDIIAVEVKVGDTIAVDDTLITLETDKATMDVPADASGVVKEVRVKVGDKISEGGVVVVVEAAGEAAQSAPQAETPKAAEPAPVQAAPAATTGAAKVVVPDIGGHSNVDVIAVEVKVGDTVAIDDTLITLETDKATMDVPSTAAGTVTAVHIKVGDKVSEGALIIEVAGAAQVAAPVQAAQPAPEAPKPAPVAQTAPAPAPTPVVSSVAAAYGVVNEEAFAKAHAGPSTRKLARELGVDLGLVKGTGAKNRITAEDVKAFVKGVMQNGGATQVASVAVGASLGGGLDLLPWPKIDFSKFGEIEVKELSRIKKISGQNLSRNWVMIPHVTVNEDADMTELEEFRKVLNKEWEKAGVKVSPLAFIIKASVSALKAFPEFNSSLDGDNLVLKKYYNIGFAADTPNGLVVPVIKDVDKKGLKEISIELTELSKKAREGKLKPQEMQGACFTISSLGGIGGTGFTPIVNAPEVAILGVCKSQMKPVWNGKEFEPRLMCPLSLSFDHRVIDGAAGMKFTVFLANLLKDFRRVSL from the coding sequence ATGAGTTTAATTGAAATTAAAGTCCCCGACATCGGCGGACACGAAAATGTAGATATTATCGCTGTTGAAGTGAAAGTGGGCGATACCATTGCGGTTGATGATACTTTAATCACATTGGAAACCGATAAAGCCACCATGGACGTACCTGCCGATGCCTCTGGTGTCGTGAAAGAAGTTCGCGTTAAAGTGGGCGACAAAATCTCTGAAGGTGGTGTGGTTGTGGTGGTTGAGGCTGCTGGTGAGGCTGCTCAATCTGCGCCTCAAGCCGAAACCCCTAAAGCAGCTGAACCTGCTCCTGTTCAGGCAGCCCCTGCTGCAACAACTGGTGCAGCAAAAGTCGTTGTTCCTGATATTGGTGGACACAGCAATGTGGACGTGATTGCCGTTGAAGTAAAAGTGGGCGATACCGTTGCGATTGATGACACTTTAATCACACTGGAAACCGACAAAGCCACCATGGATGTTCCAAGTACCGCTGCAGGTACGGTTACTGCCGTTCACATTAAAGTAGGCGACAAAGTTTCAGAAGGCGCATTGATTATTGAAGTGGCAGGTGCAGCGCAAGTTGCAGCACCTGTTCAAGCAGCACAACCTGCGCCAGAAGCACCGAAACCTGCGCCTGTTGCTCAAACTGCCCCAGCTCCTGCACCAACACCTGTAGTATCGAGTGTGGCAGCGGCTTACGGCGTGGTAAATGAAGAAGCTTTTGCTAAAGCGCATGCTGGCCCATCAACACGCAAATTGGCGCGTGAATTAGGTGTAGATTTGGGCTTGGTAAAAGGTACTGGCGCGAAAAATCGCATTACAGCAGAAGATGTGAAAGCATTTGTGAAAGGCGTGATGCAAAATGGTGGCGCAACACAAGTTGCTTCTGTGGCTGTTGGTGCATCATTGGGTGGCGGTTTGGATTTGTTGCCTTGGCCGAAAATTGATTTCAGCAAATTTGGCGAAATTGAAGTTAAAGAATTGTCGCGCATTAAGAAAATTTCAGGTCAAAACCTGTCGCGCAACTGGGTGATGATTCCACACGTTACCGTGAACGAAGATGCTGACATGACGGAATTGGAAGAATTCCGCAAAGTATTGAATAAAGAATGGGAAAAAGCAGGTGTGAAAGTGTCGCCATTGGCGTTCATCATCAAAGCCTCTGTCAGCGCATTGAAAGCATTCCCAGAATTCAATTCTTCTTTGGATGGCGATAATTTGGTATTGAAAAAATACTACAACATCGGTTTTGCAGCAGATACGCCAAATGGCTTGGTTGTGCCTGTGATTAAAGATGTTGATAAAAAAGGTTTGAAAGAAATCTCCATCGAATTGACTGAATTGTCCAAAAAAGCCCGCGAAGGCAAACTGAAACCGCAAGAAATGCAAGGCGCGTGTTTCACGATTTCCAGCTTGGGCGGCATTGGTGGCACAGGCTTTACCCCGATTGTCAATGCACCAGAAGTAGCCATCTTGGGTGTATGCAAATCGCAAATGAAACCTGTATGGAACGGTAAAGAATTTGAGCCACGTTTGATGTGCCCATTGAGCTTGTCGTTTGACCACCGCGTGATTGATGGCGCGGCAGGTATGAAATTTACAGTATTCTTGGCAAACTTGTTGAAAGATTTCCGCCGCGTATCCCTGTAA
- the truC gene encoding tRNA pseudouridine(65) synthase TruC has product MPLPIHILYQSPTLIAVDKPAGMLVHRSWLDTRETVFLMQTLRDQIGQYVYPVHRLDRPTSGVMLFALNSDTARELTQQFENQQISKTYHAIVRGWTAVSGCINYPLQEELDNIADKFAQSNKAAQDAITDYCTLAQTELPFASSKHFPTSRYSLLKITPHTGRKHQIRRHLKHIFHPIIGDTTHGDLRQNKAIQQFCGNTRLLLHASSLTFRQPETQEMLTINALFDDEWQRISYAMGFII; this is encoded by the coding sequence ATGCCGCTCCCCATCCACATTCTATACCAGTCCCCTACCCTTATTGCCGTTGACAAACCAGCAGGTATGTTGGTGCATCGCTCATGGCTGGACACACGCGAAACCGTATTTTTAATGCAAACTCTACGCGACCAAATCGGACAATATGTCTATCCTGTCCATCGTTTAGACCGTCCCACATCAGGTGTCATGTTATTCGCACTCAACAGCGACACCGCACGCGAATTGACACAACAATTTGAAAATCAACAGATTAGCAAAACCTATCATGCCATTGTTCGTGGCTGGACAGCTGTTTCAGGCTGTATCAATTATCCGCTCCAAGAAGAATTAGACAATATTGCCGATAAATTCGCCCAGTCCAATAAAGCTGCGCAAGATGCCATTACTGATTATTGTACCCTAGCACAAACCGAATTACCTTTTGCTAGCAGCAAACATTTTCCTACATCGCGCTACTCATTGCTTAAAATCACACCACACACAGGGCGAAAACACCAAATCCGCCGCCATTTAAAACATATTTTTCACCCGATTATTGGCGACACTACGCATGGCGATTTGCGACAAAACAAAGCCATACAGCAATTTTGTGGCAACACGCGCTTATTATTACACGCCAGTAGCCTGACATTTAGGCAGCCTGAAACCCAAGAAATGCTTACCATCAACGCACTATTTGATGATGAATGGCAACGCATCAGTTACGCGATGGGTTTTATAATATGA
- a CDS encoding homoserine dehydrogenase, with product MKAVNIGILGLGTVGGGTAKVLQDNAEEIKRRLGREVRISAVCTRNAVRVKQLCPQAVVVTEPTDLVNRDDVDIVVELYGGTSVAKDAVLQAIGNGKHVVTANKKLLAEYGNEIFALAEQKNVMVYFEAAVAGGIPIIKTLREGLAANQIQSIAGIINGTSNFILTEMREKGATFADVLKQAQDLGYAEADPTFDIEGHDAGHKITIMSALAFGTPVNFDACYLEGISKLESRDIKYAEELGYRIKLLGITRRTEKGIELRVHPTLLPESRLLANVNGVMNAVRVNADMVGETLYYGAGAGSLPTASAVVADIIDICRIMGADSDNRVPHLAFQPSQVKELHFLSIDEITSSYYLRVQALDQAGVLGNIATLLAQQNISIEALIQKSVMDDQHAEMVILTHHTVEKNIKQAIRAIEQIPMVTAPVTMIRMESLNG from the coding sequence ATGAAAGCTGTGAATATTGGGATTTTAGGTTTGGGAACGGTTGGTGGTGGTACTGCCAAAGTGTTACAAGACAATGCGGAGGAAATAAAGCGACGCTTGGGACGCGAAGTACGCATATCGGCGGTGTGTACCCGAAATGCTGTTCGTGTGAAACAACTGTGTCCACAAGCTGTGGTGGTTACGGAACCTACTGATTTGGTTAATCGTGATGATGTGGATATTGTGGTGGAATTATACGGTGGGACAAGTGTTGCCAAAGATGCTGTATTGCAAGCGATTGGAAATGGCAAGCATGTTGTAACTGCCAATAAAAAATTATTAGCAGAATATGGTAATGAGATTTTTGCGTTAGCAGAACAAAAAAATGTCATGGTATATTTTGAAGCAGCGGTAGCAGGCGGGATTCCCATCATCAAAACTTTGCGCGAGGGTTTGGCGGCAAACCAAATTCAATCTATCGCAGGCATTATTAATGGTACCAGCAACTTTATCTTGACCGAGATGCGTGAAAAAGGAGCAACATTTGCTGATGTACTGAAACAAGCACAGGATTTGGGTTATGCAGAAGCTGACCCGACTTTTGATATTGAAGGACATGATGCAGGGCATAAAATTACGATTATGTCAGCTTTGGCATTTGGTACGCCTGTTAATTTTGATGCTTGTTATTTGGAAGGCATTAGTAAATTGGAAAGCCGTGATATTAAATATGCGGAAGAATTGGGTTATCGTATCAAATTATTGGGCATTACACGCCGTACTGAAAAAGGCATTGAATTACGCGTGCATCCAACATTGCTGCCTGAAAGTCGTTTGTTAGCAAATGTTAATGGCGTTATGAATGCAGTGCGTGTGAATGCGGATATGGTGGGCGAAACTTTGTATTATGGTGCAGGCGCAGGTTCACTGCCAACCGCGAGTGCCGTAGTGGCAGATATTATTGATATTTGTCGTATTATGGGTGCAGATAGTGATAATCGTGTTCCACATTTGGCATTCCAACCTTCGCAAGTCAAAGAATTGCATTTTTTGAGTATTGATGAAATTACCAGCAGTTATTATTTGCGTGTACAAGCACTTGACCAAGCTGGTGTTTTGGGAAATATTGCAACATTATTGGCGCAACAAAATATTTCTATTGAAGCCTTAATCCAAAAAAGTGTTATGGACGACCAACATGCAGAAATGGTGATTTTGACACATCATACGGTGGAAAAAAACATCAAACAGGCGATTCGGGCGATTGAACAAATTCCAATGGTTACTGCACCTGTAACGATGATACGCATGGAGAGCCTAAATGGCTGA
- a CDS encoding putative hemolysin — MKKLVILAIVATLSACATSSHNDEPMVGMANPASVFCEKQGGQSINRKNTDGSEYGVCVFSNGSEINEWDYFRANHAK; from the coding sequence ATGAAAAAACTGGTAATTTTGGCAATCGTCGCCACTTTGAGCGCGTGTGCCACATCATCACACAACGATGAACCTATGGTCGGCATGGCAAACCCAGCATCTGTATTTTGTGAAAAACAAGGCGGTCAGTCCATTAATCGCAAAAATACAGATGGCTCTGAATACGGTGTATGCGTATTCTCAAATGGCAGTGAAATAAACGAATGGGATTATTTCCGTGCCAATCATGCAAAATGA
- a CDS encoding amino acid permease, with the protein MDTNQHSSEGLQRNLKNRHLQLIAIGGAIGTGLFLGSGKTISLAGPSVLLTYIIIGFFLFFVMRAMGELLLSNLEYKSFTDFTHDILGHGAGFFVGWTYWFCWVVIGMADIIAITGYFQYWFPNIPLWLPGLFCIIVMTTLNMLTVKLFGEMEFWFALIKVIAILSLVCIGFYLVVTGFENPTSGEKASLTHLWAREGGIFPNGINGFFSAFQIALFAFLGIELVGTAAAETKDPYENLPRAINSIPIRIIIFYVLALTVIMTVTPWDMVNPKVSPFVNMFTLIGIPIAASLINLVVLTSALSSANGGMFSTGRMLYGLAQNEAAPKIFGKLNINGVPSPALLFSCSFLFIGMILTYLEGDVMNVFTIVTTIANIGFIFVWSMILLAYIKYRKIRPELHAKSIYKMPGGVVMAWTCLAFLAFALYLFSLDENTLNGMLFSPIWFATLGIIYLIKFRKE; encoded by the coding sequence ATGGACACGAACCAACATTCATCAGAAGGTTTGCAACGTAACCTTAAAAACAGACATTTACAACTTATCGCTATTGGCGGTGCAATCGGTACAGGTTTATTTTTAGGTTCAGGTAAAACCATCAGTTTAGCAGGACCTTCTGTTTTACTGACATACATTATCATTGGATTTTTCTTATTTTTCGTGATGCGAGCGATGGGGGAATTGTTGTTATCCAATCTGGAATACAAATCCTTTACCGACTTCACACACGATATTTTGGGGCATGGCGCAGGTTTCTTTGTTGGCTGGACATATTGGTTCTGCTGGGTTGTCATCGGCATGGCAGACATCATCGCCATTACAGGTTACTTCCAATACTGGTTTCCCAACATTCCCCTTTGGTTGCCTGGATTATTCTGCATCATCGTTATGACCACATTGAATATGCTCACGGTTAAATTATTCGGGGAAATGGAATTTTGGTTTGCGCTGATTAAAGTGATTGCCATTTTATCGCTGGTGTGCATAGGTTTTTACTTGGTAGTAACAGGATTTGAGAATCCAACTTCAGGTGAAAAAGCCTCTCTAACCCATTTATGGGCACGAGAAGGCGGTATTTTTCCAAATGGTATCAATGGTTTCTTTTCTGCATTTCAAATTGCACTTTTTGCCTTTTTAGGTATTGAGTTGGTCGGGACTGCCGCAGCAGAAACCAAAGACCCATACGAAAATCTACCACGCGCCATTAATAGTATTCCTATTCGTATTATCATTTTTTATGTATTGGCATTAACCGTGATTATGACGGTAACGCCTTGGGACATGGTCAATCCCAAAGTAAGCCCGTTTGTTAATATGTTTACCCTGATTGGGATTCCAATCGCAGCCAGCTTGATTAACTTGGTGGTTCTCACTTCCGCATTATCATCAGCCAATGGTGGTATGTTTTCCACAGGGCGAATGCTGTATGGTTTGGCACAAAATGAAGCCGCTCCTAAAATTTTCGGTAAATTAAACATTAATGGTGTGCCATCGCCTGCTTTATTATTTTCATGTTCATTCTTGTTTATTGGCATGATTTTGACGTATTTAGAAGGCGATGTGATGAATGTGTTTACGATTGTAACCACCATTGCCAATATTGGGTTTATTTTCGTGTGGAGCATGATTTTGCTGGCATACATCAAATATCGCAAAATACGTCCCGAATTACACGCCAAATCCATCTACAAAATGCCTGGAGGCGTGGTCATGGCGTGGACATGTTTGGCATTTTTAGCATTTGCCTTGTATCTGTTCTCACTTGACGAGAATACCTTGAACGGCATGCTCTTCTCGCCAATTTGGTTTGCTACTTTGGGAATTATCTATTTGATTAAATTTAGAAAAGAATAA
- the ttcA gene encoding tRNA 2-thiocytidine(32) synthetase TtcA, giving the protein MSKKSKTELENNKLNKRLRHAVGDAINDFNMIEDGDKIMVCLSGGKDSYALLDILRQLQASAPIEFELVAVNLDQKQPGFPEHVLPEYLDSIGVPYKIVEEDTYSTVKRVLEEGKTTCSLCSRLRRGILYRTAKELGCTKIALGHHRDDILGTLFLNMFYGGKLKAMPPKLVSDNGEHIVIRPLAYVKEKDLIKYAELKQFPIIPCNLCGSQPNLQRQVIKEMLNDWDKRFPGRIESMFSALQNVVPSHLADIELFDFAGLQHGQNLKHGGDLAFDGETVSYTPELDDDDIRQPENKPERKIINILASKPKADCGEIG; this is encoded by the coding sequence ATGTCCAAAAAATCCAAAACAGAATTAGAAAACAATAAACTAAACAAACGTTTGCGCCACGCAGTCGGTGATGCAATTAATGATTTTAATATGATTGAAGATGGCGACAAAATCATGGTTTGTCTGTCGGGCGGCAAAGACAGCTATGCTTTACTGGATATTTTGCGCCAATTACAAGCCTCTGCACCGATTGAATTTGAATTGGTGGCGGTCAATCTTGACCAAAAACAACCAGGGTTTCCCGAACACGTGTTGCCTGAATATTTGGACAGCATCGGCGTGCCATACAAAATTGTAGAAGAAGACACCTATTCCACTGTCAAACGTGTCTTGGAAGAAGGTAAAACCACTTGCTCTCTGTGTAGCCGTTTGCGACGCGGCATTTTGTATCGTACGGCGAAAGAATTAGGCTGCACCAAAATCGCGCTGGGTCATCATCGTGATGATATTTTGGGAACTTTGTTTTTAAATATGTTTTACGGTGGCAAATTAAAAGCCATGCCACCGAAACTGGTTTCCGATAATGGTGAGCATATTGTTATTCGCCCTTTGGCGTATGTGAAAGAAAAAGATTTGATTAAATACGCTGAATTGAAACAGTTTCCAATTATTCCATGTAATTTGTGTGGCTCGCAGCCAAATTTGCAACGTCAAGTGATTAAGGAAATGCTGAATGATTGGGACAAGCGTTTCCCAGGTCGGATTGAGAGTATGTTTTCAGCTTTGCAAAATGTTGTGCCATCGCATTTGGCGGACATTGAATTATTTGATTTTGCTGGATTGCAGCACGGGCAAAATTTGAAACATGGTGGCGATTTGGCGTTTGATGGCGAAACGGTCTCTTACACGCCTGAATTGGACGATGATGACATCAGGCAGCCTGAAAACAAGCCTGAACGAAAAATCATTAATATTTTAGCTAGTAAACCCAAAGCAGATTGTGGTGAAATTGGATAA
- the tkt gene encoding transketolase → MTIAKSLSQTANAIRFLSMDMVQQANSGHPGAPMGMADMADVLWREFLQHNPQNPQFFNRDRFVLSNGHASALLYSVLHLSGYDLSLDDLKNFRQLHSKTAGHPEYGYAAGVETTTGPLGQGIANAVGMALAEQLLAKEFNQDGLDIVNHHTYVFLGDGCLMEGVSHEAASLAGTLGLGKLVVLYDDNNISIDGKVDGWFTENIPQRFESYGWHVVANVDGHNPDEIRAAIQAAKNETAKPSIICCKTLIGKGAANKEGSHKTHGAPLGADEIAATRAHLNWNFAPFEVPQDVYAQWNAAEKGAKIEAEWNALFQQYAQKFPEKAAEFTRRMSGTLPENLDAHVQAALKEICEKAEKIATRKASQNSIEVLAQVLPELVGGSADLTPSNLTDWSNSVSVKPRQGGNYLHYGVREFGMAAIMNGMALHGGVKPFGATFLMFSEYARNALRMAALMKINPIFVFTHDSIGLGEDGPTHQPVEQTATLRLIPNMAVWRPCDTAESLVAWSHAAKAKDHPSCLIFSRQNLPFIQRDEQTLANIQRGGYVISGSLNAQAVLIATGSEVELALNAQKALAEQGIAVNVVSMPSTNVFDKQDLAYRQSVLPANLPKVAVEAGVTDGWYKYVGLNGKVVGLDRFGESAPAELLFKEFGFTVENVVEAVKSVL, encoded by the coding sequence ATGACTATTGCAAAATCACTTTCCCAAACTGCCAACGCAATCCGTTTCTTGTCTATGGACATGGTTCAACAAGCCAATTCGGGACACCCCGGTGCGCCCATGGGCATGGCAGACATGGCAGACGTATTGTGGCGCGAATTTCTGCAACACAATCCCCAAAATCCCCAATTTTTCAACCGCGACCGCTTTGTTTTGTCCAACGGTCATGCGTCCGCTTTGTTGTACAGCGTGTTGCATTTGAGCGGCTACGATTTGTCGCTGGACGATTTGAAAAATTTCCGCCAACTGCACAGCAAAACCGCAGGACACCCCGAATACGGCTACGCGGCTGGCGTGGAAACCACCACAGGCCCACTCGGTCAAGGCATTGCCAACGCGGTCGGCATGGCTTTGGCGGAACAATTATTGGCAAAAGAATTCAACCAAGATGGCTTGGACATCGTCAATCATCACACCTACGTTTTCTTGGGCGATGGCTGCCTGATGGAAGGCGTTTCCCACGAAGCCGCATCTTTGGCGGGGACTTTGGGCTTGGGCAAACTCGTTGTTTTGTATGATGATAACAATATTTCCATTGACGGCAAAGTGGACGGCTGGTTCACAGAAAACATTCCGCAACGCTTTGAAAGCTACGGCTGGCACGTTGTGGCAAATGTGGACGGACACAATCCCGATGAAATCCGCGCTGCCATTCAGGCTGCCAAAAATGAAACGGCAAAACCGTCCATTATTTGCTGCAAAACCTTAATCGGCAAAGGCGCAGCCAACAAAGAAGGCAGCCACAAAACACACGGCGCACCGTTGGGCGCAGACGAAATTGCCGCCACACGCGCCCATTTGAACTGGAATTTCGCCCCATTTGAAGTACCGCAAGACGTGTACGCGCAATGGAACGCTGCCGAAAAAGGCGCGAAAATTGAAGCCGAATGGAACGCATTATTCCAACAATATGCACAAAAATTCCCCGAAAAAGCGGCTGAATTCACACGCAGAATGTCTGGCACGCTGCCTGAAAACTTGGACGCACACGTTCAGGCTGCCTTAAAAGAAATTTGCGAAAAAGCGGAAAAAATCGCCACGCGCAAAGCCAGTCAAAACAGCATTGAAGTTTTGGCGCAAGTGTTGCCTGAATTGGTGGGCGGTTCGGCAGACTTAACCCCTTCAAATTTAACGGATTGGTCAAACAGCGTTTCCGTGAAACCGCGTCAGGGCGGCAATTATTTGCATTATGGCGTGCGCGAATTTGGCATGGCGGCAATCATGAACGGCATGGCGTTGCACGGTGGCGTGAAGCCGTTTGGCGCGACTTTCCTGATGTTCAGCGAATATGCGCGTAATGCTTTGCGTATGGCGGCTTTGATGAAAATCAACCCGATTTTCGTGTTCACGCACGATTCCATTGGTTTGGGCGAAGACGGCCCGACACACCAGCCTGTTGAACAAACCGCGACTTTGCGCCTGATTCCGAATATGGCGGTTTGGCGTCCGTGCGACACGGCGGAAAGTTTGGTGGCGTGGTCGCACGCGGCAAAAGCGAAAGACCACCCAAGCTGTTTGATTTTCAGCCGTCAAAATTTGCCGTTTATTCAACGTGATGAGCAGACTTTGGCGAACATTCAACGTGGCGGCTATGTGATTTCAGGCAGCCTGAACGCGCAAGCGGTGCTGATTGCGACTGGTTCGGAAGTGGAATTGGCATTGAACGCGCAAAAAGCATTGGCGGAACAAGGCATTGCCGTGAACGTGGTTTCCATGCCGTCCACCAATGTGTTTGACAAACAGGATTTGGCGTACCGTCAATCCGTGTTGCCAGCGAATTTGCCGAAAGTGGCGGTGGAAGCGGGCGTTACCGATGGTTGGTACAAATACGTTGGTTTGAATGGCAAAGTGGTCGGTTTAGACCGTTTTGGCGAATCCGCGCCAGCCGAGTTGCTGTTTAAAGAGTTTGGCTTTACTGTGGAAAATGTGGTTGAAGCCGTGAAATCTGTTTTGTAA